Proteins co-encoded in one Halorussus lipolyticus genomic window:
- a CDS encoding ABC transporter substrate-binding protein, protein MNASYSRRSYLARGGAALVGVGALSGCAGKLRGGRGTVTFGSILPVSMDGLLGELGKNHTRAVEQAVADVRGAGGPLGRDVKLLARDSEVDGEAAVEECEDLVSEGAVGFVGALVSDVSLVLADYVSDTPIVQVSPSSTTPALADRGYHDGVKYVGRTAPNDIQQAFVMAKALNDAKHVGADDVAILHQDNAFGTNLAREVADAFDGDVTARVPFEGSADSYDDTISELTAGTPDAIALVSSPGKTKGVLQRGIDSDYDGEWVLSAGLIPDSPPDYYEGLYGATIAARRSTGAQKLSQKLGDIAPLAPYTQHAYDALFLQALAVERAGEATPKAVAENLRAVSGGEGHTVTVGQFDRAKQLLDAGREINYEGASSSVDLNGNLEPLNPYVIQRVEGGTVHDLELVKTSFFNGGEA, encoded by the coding sequence ATGAACGCAAGTTACTCTCGACGGTCGTATCTCGCTCGGGGCGGGGCCGCTCTCGTCGGCGTCGGGGCGCTTTCCGGATGTGCCGGAAAGCTCCGAGGAGGTCGGGGGACCGTCACCTTTGGTTCTATCCTGCCGGTCTCGATGGACGGACTCCTCGGCGAACTCGGGAAGAACCACACCCGCGCCGTCGAACAGGCCGTGGCGGACGTTCGAGGAGCGGGCGGCCCGCTCGGCCGGGACGTGAAACTCCTCGCGCGCGACAGCGAGGTGGACGGCGAGGCCGCCGTCGAGGAGTGCGAGGACCTCGTTTCCGAGGGAGCAGTAGGCTTCGTCGGCGCGCTGGTCAGCGACGTGTCGCTGGTCCTCGCCGACTACGTGAGCGACACCCCCATCGTGCAGGTGAGTCCGTCGAGTACGACGCCCGCGCTGGCCGACCGGGGCTACCACGACGGCGTGAAGTACGTCGGCCGGACCGCGCCCAACGACATCCAGCAGGCGTTCGTGATGGCTAAGGCGCTCAACGACGCCAAACACGTCGGGGCCGACGACGTGGCGATTCTCCACCAAGACAACGCCTTCGGGACCAATCTGGCCCGCGAAGTCGCCGACGCCTTCGACGGCGACGTGACCGCCCGCGTTCCCTTCGAGGGCAGTGCGGACTCCTACGACGATACCATCTCGGAACTCACTGCGGGCACCCCCGACGCCATCGCGCTCGTGAGTTCGCCCGGCAAGACCAAGGGCGTCCTCCAGCGAGGCATCGACAGCGACTACGACGGCGAGTGGGTCCTGAGCGCGGGCCTCATCCCCGACTCGCCGCCGGACTACTACGAAGGGCTGTACGGCGCGACGATAGCGGCCCGACGCTCGACCGGTGCCCAGAAGCTCTCCCAGAAACTCGGCGACATCGCGCCGCTGGCACCCTACACCCAGCACGCCTACGATGCGCTGTTTCTGCAGGCGTTGGCGGTCGAACGCGCTGGCGAGGCGACCCCCAAAGCGGTCGCCGAGAACCTGCGGGCGGTGTCGGGCGGCGAGGGCCACACCGTCACGGTCGGCCAGTTCGACCGGGCGAAGCAACTCCTCGACGCCGGGCGGGAAATCAACTACGAGGGCGCGTCGAGTAGCGTGGACCTGAACGGGAACCTCGAACCCCTCAACCCCTACGTCATCCAGCGCGTGGAGGGCGGGACGGTCCATGACCTCGAACTGGTCAAGACCTCCTTCTTCAACGGGGGTGAGGCGTGA
- a CDS encoding VOC family protein, which yields MDSETPETYPTELGHVHLKVRDVDRAVEFYRDVLGLDVTERVGNYVFLTFGSEARSASDEASGEGRPASSDHHHDLALQGVGGDAPEPGPGVGLYHAAFEVESPEDLRATYRRLRERGVEVSAVDHHISKALYFDDPDGNGLEVYLDTREENDRPEWGGENARFDPESLAE from the coding sequence ATGGACAGCGAAACGCCCGAAACCTACCCTACCGAACTCGGTCACGTCCACCTCAAGGTGCGGGACGTGGACCGTGCGGTCGAGTTTTACCGCGACGTGTTGGGTCTGGACGTGACCGAGCGCGTCGGAAACTACGTCTTCCTGACGTTCGGTAGCGAGGCCCGGAGCGCCTCGGACGAAGCGAGCGGGGAGGGACGACCCGCGAGTAGCGACCACCACCACGACCTCGCGTTACAGGGAGTCGGCGGAGATGCGCCCGAACCCGGACCCGGCGTCGGCCTCTACCACGCCGCGTTCGAGGTCGAATCTCCCGAGGACCTGCGTGCGACCTACCGGCGACTCCGCGAGCGCGGGGTCGAAGTCTCGGCGGTAGACCACCACATCAGCAAGGCGCTGTACTTCGACGACCCCGACGGCAACGGTCTCGAAGTGTATCTCGACACCCGCGAGGAGAACGACCGGCCGGAGTGGGGCGGCGAGAACGCGCGCTTCGACCCCGAGTCGCTGGCGGAGTGA
- a CDS encoding DUF2070 family protein, protein MTATQGDLASLSRYIFRAPRWYASVTFALLVAAVAGVGAFDAGFVLEDAWQGVFFIGVPTVVASLLTTPVDRRLGGQLTYNRSSLLALTCEGIIVAIMAGAGAIAVLSQRLGQQFVFDALIVGLASVFALRLLVVMAVSGRSVLVAAVPASLQTGAAAVLFFIYSGTMKYLHVGGGPVVEVFFNRVEEAPSALNVIELQDFALLALMCFIYGLAVWAFVKFIDRPWKRSLGVSVLDFLRGFIGHIAEGTTELEDFFEDIGEEAVVPVTVLAFRRKDGSEKARFVLPMIHPGPMGEIGGGNLPQRVAESAEGVAFPPHATAGHDFNLVTEREVETLVETANDAFDDIEYHDTATPSLRVQEGDAKMVGQAFGDDALLVATYSPEFADDVEYAVGLSAAAEARSAGVEDVMLVDAHNCNNGLEGPDLGHVYPGSERSFDMMQAAGRAGDRLAEADQSPVRMGVAWDETDWEPLDGIGPLGVRVSILEIGDHRTVYVLVDGNNMEPGLRDRIVAALTGDDAGVPADEAEVMTTDTHVVNQVEASNQVGEAIDADELLEVVRRLVGEAADDVEPVEAGMASERAEVTVFGNDRTETLASHANAVMSMGAALAATVIMAAMAVSLLIFFLASS, encoded by the coding sequence ATGACAGCGACGCAGGGCGACCTCGCAAGCCTCTCGCGGTACATCTTCCGCGCGCCGCGGTGGTACGCCAGCGTGACGTTCGCGCTCCTCGTTGCGGCCGTCGCGGGTGTCGGGGCGTTCGACGCGGGGTTCGTACTGGAGGACGCGTGGCAGGGCGTGTTCTTCATCGGGGTGCCGACAGTCGTCGCCAGCCTTCTGACCACGCCGGTAGACAGACGACTCGGCGGCCAGTTGACCTACAATCGGTCGTCACTGCTGGCGTTGACCTGCGAGGGCATCATCGTGGCCATCATGGCCGGGGCGGGAGCAATCGCCGTCCTCTCTCAGCGACTCGGCCAGCAGTTCGTCTTCGACGCGCTCATCGTCGGACTGGCCTCCGTGTTCGCGCTCCGCCTGCTGGTCGTGATGGCGGTCTCGGGCCGCTCCGTCCTCGTCGCGGCGGTCCCCGCCAGCCTCCAGACCGGCGCGGCCGCCGTCCTCTTTTTCATCTACAGCGGAACGATGAAGTACCTCCACGTCGGCGGCGGGCCGGTCGTCGAGGTGTTCTTCAACCGGGTCGAGGAGGCCCCGAGCGCGCTGAACGTCATCGAACTGCAGGACTTCGCCCTGCTGGCGCTGATGTGTTTCATCTACGGACTCGCGGTCTGGGCGTTCGTCAAGTTCATCGACCGGCCGTGGAAGCGAAGCCTCGGGGTGAGCGTGCTGGACTTCCTTCGGGGGTTCATCGGCCACATCGCCGAGGGGACTACCGAACTCGAAGATTTCTTCGAGGACATCGGCGAGGAGGCCGTCGTGCCCGTCACCGTCCTCGCCTTCCGCCGGAAAGACGGGTCCGAGAAGGCCCGGTTCGTCCTGCCGATGATTCACCCCGGTCCGATGGGCGAAATCGGCGGCGGCAACCTGCCACAGCGCGTGGCAGAGTCGGCGGAGGGCGTCGCCTTCCCGCCCCACGCGACCGCCGGCCACGACTTCAACCTCGTCACCGAGCGCGAGGTCGAGACGCTGGTCGAGACGGCCAACGACGCCTTCGACGACATCGAGTACCACGACACCGCGACCCCCTCGCTCCGGGTCCAAGAGGGTGACGCCAAGATGGTCGGGCAGGCGTTCGGCGACGACGCCCTGCTGGTGGCGACCTACTCGCCGGAGTTCGCCGACGACGTGGAGTACGCGGTCGGTCTCTCCGCGGCGGCGGAGGCCCGGTCTGCCGGCGTCGAGGACGTGATGCTGGTGGACGCCCACAACTGCAACAACGGGTTGGAGGGACCGGACCTCGGCCACGTCTACCCCGGTAGCGAACGCTCGTTCGACATGATGCAGGCGGCGGGCCGGGCGGGCGACCGACTCGCCGAGGCCGACCAGTCCCCGGTCCGGATGGGCGTCGCGTGGGACGAGACCGACTGGGAACCGCTGGACGGCATCGGCCCGCTCGGCGTCCGCGTCTCGATTCTGGAAATCGGCGACCACCGGACGGTGTACGTCCTCGTGGACGGTAACAACATGGAACCCGGCCTGCGCGACCGCATCGTGGCCGCGCTGACCGGCGACGACGCCGGGGTCCCCGCCGACGAGGCCGAGGTCATGACCACCGACACCCACGTCGTGAACCAAGTCGAGGCGTCGAATCAGGTCGGCGAGGCCATCGACGCCGACGAACTCCTCGAAGTCGTTCGGCGACTGGTCGGGGAGGCGGCCGACGACGTGGAACCGGTCGAGGCGGGAATGGCCAGCGAGCGCGCCGAGGTCACGGTGTTCGGCAACGACCGGACCGAGACGCTGGCGAGTCACGCCAACGCCGTCATGTCGATGGGCGCGGCGCTGGCCGCGACGGTCATCATGGCCGCGATGGCCGTGAGTCTCCTCATCTTCTTCCTCGCGTCGTCGTAG
- a CDS encoding GMP synthase subunit A: MTRIVVVDNHGQFTHLEHRALRDMGVETEIVENTTPADDIAADGIVLSGGPDIEDIGNCADYLELDVPVLGICLGMQVIADELGGRVGGGEYGGYADVNVEILDEEDPLIGSLAPETRVWASHADEVKEVPEGFTRTATSDVCGVEAMADADRNLYGVQWHPEVAHTEEGEEVFENFRAICEA, from the coding sequence ATGACTCGTATCGTCGTGGTTGACAACCACGGGCAGTTCACGCACCTCGAACACCGGGCACTACGCGACATGGGCGTCGAGACCGAAATCGTCGAGAACACCACGCCGGCCGACGACATCGCGGCCGACGGCATCGTCCTCTCGGGCGGTCCCGACATCGAGGACATCGGCAACTGCGCCGACTACCTCGAACTCGACGTGCCGGTGCTGGGCATCTGCCTCGGCATGCAGGTCATCGCGGACGAACTTGGCGGCCGGGTCGGCGGCGGCGAGTACGGCGGCTACGCCGACGTGAACGTCGAGATTCTGGACGAGGAGGACCCTCTCATCGGGTCGCTCGCTCCCGAAACTCGCGTCTGGGCCAGTCACGCCGACGAAGTGAAGGAGGTCCCCGAGGGCTTCACCCGGACCGCGACCAGCGACGTGTGCGGCGTCGAGGCGATGGCCGACGCCGACCGGAACCTCTACGGTGTCCAGTGGCACCCCGAAGTCGCCCACACCGAGGAGGGCGAGGAGGTCTTCGAGAACTTCCGGGCAATCTGCGAGGCGTAA
- a CDS encoding diacylglycerol/lipid kinase family protein encodes MDRRAESPESGAGTETRRLILNPTSGGGGAHVEEVRYLADEYGFPVVETERAGHGTDLAEAAAEDGVDLLAVCGGDGTLHEVVQGLVRTDALDSVTLAVVPAGTENFFAGDLGVQSLEDGFEVADTGETRRLDLGVADGEPFVLSAIAGLPADTSAGATHERKNSLGPMAFVVAGIEEALDFDGLSVEIDAVSEGGRDAGEKGRGDDRKWSGEAEAVLVGNARKFAEEGGQADAEDGLLEVTIIEELSARDALVEYLEQRVLRRETPHVTELHARRLDFENLDGEPVTFSLDGEIQEFEDVTLDTRPGALRVKVGEEYEPNP; translated from the coding sequence ATGGACCGCCGAGCAGAGTCGCCCGAGAGCGGGGCGGGCACGGAGACGCGCAGACTCATCCTCAATCCGACCAGCGGCGGCGGCGGCGCACACGTCGAGGAGGTCCGGTATCTCGCCGACGAGTACGGCTTCCCGGTCGTGGAGACCGAACGCGCGGGCCACGGCACAGACCTCGCCGAAGCGGCCGCCGAAGACGGCGTGGACCTCCTCGCGGTCTGTGGCGGCGACGGGACCCTCCACGAGGTCGTACAGGGGTTGGTCCGGACCGACGCCCTCGACTCCGTGACGCTCGCCGTCGTGCCCGCCGGGACCGAGAACTTCTTCGCGGGGGACTTAGGCGTCCAGTCGCTCGAAGACGGGTTCGAGGTGGCCGACACCGGCGAGACCCGCCGACTCGACCTCGGCGTGGCAGACGGCGAACCCTTCGTCCTCTCGGCTATCGCGGGCCTGCCGGCCGACACCAGCGCTGGGGCGACCCACGAGCGCAAGAATAGCCTCGGGCCGATGGCGTTCGTCGTCGCGGGCATCGAGGAGGCGCTCGACTTCGACGGACTGAGCGTCGAAATCGACGCCGTGAGCGAGGGCGGTCGGGACGCCGGCGAGAAGGGGAGGGGTGACGACCGCAAGTGGTCGGGCGAGGCCGAAGCCGTGCTGGTCGGCAACGCCCGGAAGTTCGCCGAGGAGGGCGGCCAAGCCGACGCCGAGGACGGCCTACTGGAAGTCACCATCATCGAAGAACTCTCGGCCCGCGACGCGCTCGTGGAGTACCTCGAACAGCGCGTCCTCCGGCGCGAAACTCCTCACGTCACCGAACTCCACGCCCGACGACTCGATTTCGAGAATCTCGACGGCGAACCGGTCACGTTCAGCCTCGACGGCGAGATTCAGGAGTTCGAGGACGTGACGCTCGACACCCGGCCGGGCGCACTCCGGGTGAAGGTCGGCGAGGAGTATGAACCGAATCCGTGA